The nucleotide window cactgcgatcggagggtatcatttatcATGGGtgagagtgtttggatcgagctggccttgtagTAAGAGGGCACATTTCATCCAACACAAGCTCAGTGTTAAGCAGAGCAAGTCTGTGgcatcattaacctccagagaggagaaagtgctgagtggaggtagaccagaggtgaccacagaggagaagtgggtTGGAGACAGGTTGCAGATGTTGCAGTGGAACAAATATAcaaattatattgttttgtattcgTATGTCGCTTTGAACAAAAGCGTATCCATAACCATATCCATAATCATAAataaattgacattgacatttttcCCACCTGATGATGCCACGGTCtcggcacggatctcggattgtcTCTCTGACATATTCGCTTGGATAGTAATTACTATCCAAGTAAACGAaccaattaccaaccatttcgtttgaaaattctaaaacaacgatgtcttttaatacttcaaaataatatttgataaattaaccttatATTTttccagtagccataggtgtatagatttgaacaaaatctggtttggttcttaccggggcttttactgcctgaaatatctgattttgttagtgctggcctggtgggtcgCCGAtttccaacctttctcacggcacatcaacggttagaccaAGAATTCTCGTTGCAAATCAAAATTCTACTGGAGCTCCAAGTAGATTTGTACACCGtttttacagctcttcgagtcacggtaaaatgtaacttttggtacatagctaatttagatacttatggtgtgggtgcttgcgtttctttaggaatccgccgtcttggtttgtatagaaattaatatgtGACACAAACACGTAAGAGGTAGGTAATAGGTGACGTTCCTATACTAATCTACcgaaggtctcctctgcactgtatcTTGAATGCTATTCTCTtggtgtaagtcactttggataaaagcgtccgGTAGCGTCtggtaaattaataaatgtaaatgtgactGATATTTCCTTTAtgaatattattattacaattattattattatttactcgATTTTGCATCAATTTTGTTGTTATTTACCTTGATCATAACAGTGGTCCCTTCCCTTgtagcaaggtgacattgatatgatgttgattttccatccaaatcatcattttggttGAGATTGAAATCTCAATGGTAAATAGACATTGAATCAGCATTACAATCCTGACAAAAACCCGACAGTGCATGAATATCGATAAGAGAGATATCGAAACAAAACATTGGTTTATAGTTTATGTTGCCATAATCGATAGAGCATCGATACATAGATAGTTCACTAAaagctattgaaaagtcatggatttgTGGTTGACTGGGAAATCTTAACGTGGTGATTGAAAAGTAGTGGATTTATAGTTGACCGCGCAacgacgtttgaactgtccAGGAGATCATTTTCCGCAACAGTTCAGTCAGACCAACGGGGGTGTTCAGCTCTCTGTCAAGTTCACTCCtccttaatggtaagcaagcatttatttatcaaacgataatgttttattgtaaaagtgtactacattaaattcggtCATGTTTCGGTCTATGTACATCGTACTGTCTGACTTACAAACTCATTCAAATGCTAGGCTGGCTAAATTTACTTGCTGTTGTCAAATTAATGTTTAGGCTAACTTACGTTATGGCAGTTCATCATAATGTTAGGTTAACGTTACTTGGCAGTCTGATTAGGTCCTACCTTTGTTGTCAGTAAGTTACAGTTATACTCATGATAATAAAatatgaagtaggcctagtgctaGGCCTACCGGTAACGTTAgcttctaggctactgtcaaaaTTATAGGCTGAagatgtgctgctggttaacgTGGAGATTTAGCTAACATTTATGTAACTCCTGGTGATCATATTTTTGTGAGTTTAATAGGCTAACTTTAGCAATACTGATATAAGTTAACTTTAAGTCATCTGACTAGACTGCTATCATTAACCGTTCATTGGGCAGCAAAATTGTTCGGACGAACAGAGCTGCCCGAATGGCTGGTGCTGCTAGCAAACCCGGCATGTtcaatgagctcacccagctTGCGAAACTGAATTATTCTAACACTAActtcagcctggcattttgacagcaaactcaacaaacatatagaatatatattctatgattattctaaagtttcaattataagtagccttcagtttcagttgaacatatttatctaacactgtctatctctttttcttctgtttGTGTTAGGTGCcacttcactctgctactgaaTGGTGGAGGAGGGCTGACTGCGAACGGGTGGTCTATGAATGCTATACTGAATGGATGGCAGGGAAGCACAACACACATGAATTTCTAAACGAAGAAGAGTTAATAAATGCACTtgattttcaaactgataagttgtcaatggttatttatgcacgattgtgtagcctaaaccagccataggcctagtcaaatttatcctggctgtataTAAAGCAGGATgtgaatttcccaatatttttCCAGATTATAAGTGGTTTACTGACgtttaatatcaattgaaataccattgaaatcgcattgatctttagtttggttgtaatttcaacattgtttcaatattcattttaattgaaataccattgaaattaCGATGATCTGCAGTTGGAATTTCAACATTGCTTCAATATTAATAGAGGGTGCAAAATGTTATAGGATCAATTTTGAAGTGCAACGTTGACTCAATGATTTTAACGTTGACAAAATAATGTTGATTTAACATAGATTCAATGAGTAACTGCTATCTGGGAACAGTGTACCACCTTTTAACTTCAATACATAGAAGGAAATAGAGATCTCTGAAGCCTGAAAGTACCTTACCGGTTTCCAAACACAACACTAGAAAAGTCTGCTATACACTCCTCTGATATCCTGCAAATAAGAAGATAATAATTTAAACATTGATCAAATGAATTTCAGACCTAGATATCTTCACAAATTGGAAAAAAATGTATACCTAAGTGCCCGCAAGTCCTCTTGGAACACCTTTAAAGAAAAGACATATTGCATAAGACAATAAAGATGAGGGTGATTGTCCATCAGACCACTATCACTAAGTGTATGATTGATCTATATTGATTACCTCGTGCTTTAACGATGACTTAGGTAGACGTAAAGCTTCTTTCAGCAGACCAAACATTCCTGCAATGATGTGACTTAATTTCTCTTCTGTAACAATGCCACTTTCAACAGTAGCCTTCAATGCTTCAGAGCAGTCCTTTCCTTCGATTGCATTAACCACAGCTGTGAaacatttggggggggggggggggcagacaagAACTATGTATTTGTGGCTTGAAATCTTTGCAGGGAACAATGAAATCTCTAGAAGGCATTCTGCAGCGCAACATACAACTGGGGCTTCAGCTTCAACTAGgggttcaaacaaaacagagacatagctcgctactccctcccatgcaattgaaactctcctaaacgcgcatctcatcGGTGATTGGTTGGAACGCAAtttattttggttttgattAGTAGcaccaattgtttttgtgtagtcTACAGATCTCAGAGCCATAGGCTGCcaacagagacgcgttttttaaaaacattataaTTAACGCAACTTGTCTGTGCtttattctgaataacgggtcatatttctgactttatttgtatttatggtatatttaaatatttaactaGTGCTATAGACATCTGTTTTATTTGACTGCTTCATTTCCactttaacgttagctaagGCCAGCTGCTCTTGTGAACAAGTGTTCAGCGCACCACTACTTTTTGTCGGCCTTGAACTCACACCTGAACGTGCAGAAATCGTTGCAAAACTGTGACAACTGCGTTTTAAGTTGTAattaaataggctattttcTCAGTATCCACTTTCCTTTCCGATCTCATTGCGATAACATAAGCTAAGTTACTTGGACAACCAAATATTCAACATATTCAACAGCCTAAAGTCAACGTTACAGGCCGAAAATCGGTCATAGACTAGGGCAACGGCTAACGttacattatattttacataggctacgtTAAAAAACAACCAACCAACCTTTAAGTATGTAGCGAAACCGTTCCTTATCCAGTTCTTTCAGATATTTTGACATGATCTCAACCTCCGGGAGTACTCCACTGCCTAGAAAGGTGACATTATCGCCCATCGCACACCCCGCTTTCCCATATCCTGATGCCATCACTTCCCACCTCTAAACGTGGAAATACAAACACCTATATGGTCacttgaaataaaataaaaataagctATGCAATTGCTTCTCGAATTAACATAGCAAACCTACTAAGAAACCTCAGAGTTCAGCCAGAGCCCGTTTAACATTCTCTGGTTCAGCCTCTAGTTGAATTCACTGTCATGTGATCACTGAAAACGAAGCGCCGCCTATTTGGGGCACGTTCAATCTCAACATGTTTTGCACCGTTTTGCTACGATCCCCGATGTTTGCTCGAAAATGCGTTCAACAGTTTTCTCGTTAAGGGCATAGCATTTTTT belongs to Alosa sapidissima isolate fAloSap1 chromosome 20, fAloSap1.pri, whole genome shotgun sequence and includes:
- the commd5 gene encoding COMM domain-containing protein 5 isoform X2 is translated as MASGYGKAGCAMGDNVTFLGSGVLPEVEIMSKYLKELDKERFRYILKAVVNAIEGKDCSEALKATVESGIVTEEKLSHIIAGMFGLLKEALRLPKSSLKHEVFQEDLRALRISEECIADFSSVVFGNRRMVLESIGTHQVTQLPSIKEFTWRVDVAISTSSISRALQPSILGQIKLSDETRHCFENMISLSLCRRD
- the commd5 gene encoding COMM domain-containing protein 5 isoform X1, giving the protein MASGYGKAGCAMGDNVTFLGSGVLPEVEIMSKYLKELDKERFRYILKAVVNAIEGKDCSEALKATVESGIVTEEKLSHIIAGMFGLLKEALRLPKSSLKHEVFQEDLRALRISEECIADFSSVVFGNRRMVLESIGTHQVTQLPSIKEFTWRVDVAISTSSISRALQPSILGQIKLSDETRHCFEIPVSKFQELRYNVALILKEMNDLERKNILKIQD